Proteins encoded within one genomic window of Flavobacterium sp. NG2:
- a CDS encoding DUF6146 family protein, whose product MKKWNLLFILFIIVIISCTSSKALVKNKNTTASPSDTIRIANEELEYEVIIIDPGFNTWLNSRAFPRGYHTQAYLENKNLFYITEWNNRVMQPQRYNSRLYEMTIDYDPHINYGYEVNYLIYNYMIYFQNTYKQKLYGNVPLR is encoded by the coding sequence ATGAAAAAGTGGAATTTACTTTTTATCCTATTTATAATTGTAATAATCAGTTGTACTAGCAGTAAAGCATTAGTCAAAAATAAAAACACAACCGCTAGTCCAAGTGACACCATTCGTATTGCCAATGAGGAGCTAGAATATGAAGTCATCATTATTGATCCTGGATTCAATACTTGGCTTAACAGTAGAGCATTCCCAAGAGGATATCATACACAAGCATATTTAGAAAACAAAAATCTATTTTACATTACTGAATGGAACAATCGTGTCATGCAACCACAACGCTATAATTCAAGACTTTATGAAATGACAATAGACTACGACCCCCATATTAATTATGGATACGAAGTCAATTACTTGATTTATAATTACATGATTTATTTCCAAAATACTTATAAACAAAAACTTTATGGTAATGTCCCTCTAAGATAA
- a CDS encoding DUF6787 family protein encodes MKKLKERWGIKTNFQLSIIFIVFAITGSTSAWLSTIVCDWMGIYKSDLGLIYTPIRLILIFPLYQVLLVLIGFLFGQLKFFWAFEKKMLIKMGLGFLFKP; translated from the coding sequence ATGAAAAAATTAAAAGAGCGCTGGGGAATAAAAACGAACTTTCAACTCAGTATTATATTTATCGTTTTTGCTATTACTGGCTCCACTTCAGCTTGGTTATCGACTATAGTCTGTGATTGGATGGGAATATATAAAAGCGACTTAGGATTAATCTACACTCCCATTAGACTTATATTAATTTTCCCTTTATATCAAGTTTTATTAGTACTAATAGGATTCCTTTTTGGACAATTAAAATTCTTTTGGGCATTCGAAAAAAAAATGTTGATAAAAATGGGATTAGGATTCTTATTTAAACCCTAA
- a CDS encoding DUF3995 domain-containing protein, with protein sequence MTITLAIILFTLFLFLSGIHFYWVLGGKWGIGAVFPTQPNDTNPKVPGAVPTIIVGIALFTISLFYLIRVKIYPLELPEFLNTYGLKLITGLFVLRAIGEFNYIGFFKKHKETRFGINDTKYYSPLCLLIALLTFILNLNL encoded by the coding sequence ATGACAATAACCTTAGCAATCATTTTATTTACACTTTTTCTATTTCTTTCAGGAATACATTTTTATTGGGTTTTAGGTGGAAAATGGGGTATTGGAGCCGTTTTTCCAACACAGCCAAACGATACAAACCCTAAAGTCCCTGGAGCAGTACCCACGATTATTGTTGGTATTGCATTATTTACTATTAGTCTTTTTTATTTAATAAGAGTAAAAATATATCCATTAGAACTGCCTGAATTCCTTAACACCTACGGTTTAAAATTAATTACAGGATTATTCGTCTTAAGAGCTATTGGCGAATTTAATTACATCGGTTTTTTTAAAAAACACAAAGAAACAAGATTTGGCATCAACGACACCAAATATTATTCTCCACTTTGTTTATTAATAGCTTTGTTGACTTTTATTCTTAATTTGAATTTATAG
- the msrA gene encoding peptide-methionine (S)-S-oxide reductase MsrA: protein MSYTNQTEIAIIAGGCFWCTEAVFLELKGVVKVAPGYIGGVSPNPTYKEICTGQTGHAEAIQIEFDPKLISYAELLEVFFATHDPTTLNRQGNDVGTQYRSEIFYTNENQKKIAQDFIEWLNREEVFPNSIVTKISEASKFYVAEDYHHNYYNSNKEQGYCSFIISPKIEKVKKVFKDKLKE from the coding sequence ATGAGTTATACGAATCAAACGGAAATTGCAATTATTGCAGGAGGTTGTTTTTGGTGTACAGAAGCTGTTTTTTTAGAGTTGAAAGGGGTAGTAAAAGTCGCTCCAGGTTATATTGGAGGAGTGTCTCCAAATCCTACTTATAAAGAAATTTGTACGGGACAAACTGGACATGCCGAAGCAATACAGATTGAATTTGATCCTAAGTTAATTTCCTATGCTGAACTTTTAGAAGTTTTCTTTGCCACTCATGACCCTACAACATTGAATCGTCAAGGGAATGATGTGGGAACACAATACCGCAGCGAGATTTTTTATACTAATGAAAATCAAAAAAAAATAGCACAAGATTTTATTGAATGGCTTAATCGGGAGGAGGTTTTTCCAAACTCAATTGTGACCAAAATTTCGGAAGCTTCTAAGTTTTATGTTGCTGAAGATTACCATCATAATTATTATAATAGTAACAAAGAACAAGGATATTGCTCCTTCATTATTAGTCCAAAAATTGAAAAGGTAAAAAAAGTTTTTAAAGACAAATTAAAAGAGTAG
- a CDS encoding ABC transporter ATP-binding protein, producing the protein MIQAKNLHKYYDQLHVLKGVDLHIQKGEIVSIVGASGAGKTTLLQILGTLDHPSTKSDVQLNINGENILSMNDKSLSKFRNLNLGFIFQFHQLLPEFTALENVCIPAYIANKPKKETETEAKRLLEYLGLSHRINHKPNELSGGEQQRVAVARALINKPAIIFADEPSGNLDTHSAENLHQLFFKLRDEFGQTFVIVTHNEELANMADRKLVMVDGQISS; encoded by the coding sequence ATGATTCAGGCAAAAAATTTACATAAATACTACGATCAACTTCATGTTTTAAAAGGAGTCGATTTGCACATACAAAAAGGCGAAATTGTTTCCATTGTTGGGGCTTCGGGAGCTGGAAAAACAACACTTTTACAGATTCTAGGAACATTAGATCATCCTTCTACAAAAAGCGATGTCCAACTTAATATTAACGGCGAGAACATCTTATCGATGAATGATAAAAGCTTATCAAAGTTTCGTAATTTGAATTTAGGCTTTATTTTTCAATTTCATCAATTACTACCTGAGTTTACCGCTTTGGAAAATGTATGTATTCCTGCCTATATCGCTAACAAACCAAAAAAAGAAACCGAAACGGAAGCCAAACGACTATTAGAATATCTAGGCTTATCACATAGAATCAATCATAAACCTAACGAACTTTCGGGCGGTGAGCAACAGCGTGTGGCAGTAGCTAGAGCCTTAATCAATAAACCTGCAATTATTTTTGCTGATGAACCTTCAGGGAATTTAGATACCCATTCGGCCGAAAATTTACACCAATTATTTTTTAAACTACGTGACGAATTTGGGCAGACCTTTGTAATTGTTACTCATAATGAAGAGCTTGCCAATATGGCGGATAGAAAATTAGTAATGGTAGATGGACAAATAAGCTCTTAA
- a CDS encoding TIGR02757 family protein, translated as MTQSELKDFLDEKVIQYNTLDFIESDPVQIPHLFSQKEDIEIAGFLSATIAWGNRTMIIKNSHRMMDLMGNTPYDFVMSHTDSDLERLESFVHRTFNSLDFTFFIQSLQNIYKNHSGLEAVFSQYQEPHSMQKSISEFKKTFFEIPHLTRTEKHISDPLNNSAAKRINMYLRWMCRQDNKGVDLGIWKTISPAALSCPLDVHSGNVARKLGLLSRKQNDAKALTELDIKLRELDAIDPAKYDFALFGLGVFEGF; from the coding sequence ATGACACAATCCGAACTCAAAGATTTTCTTGACGAAAAAGTAATTCAATACAACACTCTTGATTTTATCGAAAGTGATCCTGTGCAAATCCCTCATTTGTTTTCGCAGAAAGAAGATATTGAAATTGCTGGTTTTTTGAGCGCAACTATCGCTTGGGGTAATCGGACGATGATTATCAAAAACAGTCACAGGATGATGGATTTGATGGGCAATACGCCCTATGATTTTGTGATGTCCCATACGGATTCTGACTTAGAGCGACTCGAATCATTTGTTCATAGAACGTTCAATAGTCTTGATTTCACTTTCTTTATACAAAGCCTTCAAAACATTTATAAAAATCATAGTGGCCTCGAAGCTGTCTTTAGCCAATACCAAGAACCGCATTCGATGCAAAAAAGCATCTCTGAATTTAAAAAAACCTTTTTTGAAATACCTCATTTGACTCGAACTGAAAAACACATTTCAGATCCATTAAATAATTCAGCGGCCAAGAGGATTAACATGTACCTCAGGTGGATGTGTCGTCAAGACAACAAAGGCGTAGACTTAGGGATTTGGAAAACTATATCACCTGCTGCCCTTTCTTGTCCCTTAGATGTTCATTCAGGTAATGTGGCTCGTAAATTAGGCTTACTATCAAGGAAGCAAAATGACGCCAAAGCATTAACTGAATTGGATATAAAACTTCGTGAACTAGACGCTATTGACCCTGCTAAATATGATTTTGCTTTATTTGGTTTAGGAGTTTTTGAAGGATTTTAA
- a CDS encoding response regulator transcription factor: MNTTKKIVLAEDNSILSLLLKFKLEKEGYNLLIAVNGKEAIDLIEEHQPDMILTDIMMPFVSGLEVISHVRNKLDLSTPIVVFSSAGQEEMVLNAFNLGATDFMSKPFSPNELIIRTKRLLR, from the coding sequence ATGAATACTACAAAAAAAATTGTTTTAGCAGAGGACAACTCGATACTTTCATTATTACTAAAGTTCAAATTAGAAAAAGAAGGTTATAATCTATTAATTGCTGTTAACGGAAAAGAAGCAATCGATTTAATCGAAGAGCATCAACCAGACATGATTCTTACAGACATTATGATGCCGTTTGTTAGCGGTTTAGAAGTCATTAGCCACGTTAGAAACAAATTAGATTTATCAACTCCTATTGTTGTTTTTTCTTCAGCTGGTCAAGAAGAAATGGTTCTAAATGCATTTAACCTTGGCGCTACCGATTTCATGAGCAAGCCTTTCAGTCCTAATGAATTGATTATTAGAACAAAAAGACTTTTACGTTAA
- a CDS encoding glycosyltransferase, which produces MYLNIPELITSVLEFIFYSFAFSAILSYIILAIISGFETVNYMKKNSFVNYKEILSSSISPSISIIAPAYNETLNIVENVRSLLSNHYVNYDVIIVNDGSKDDSLEKLIKAYDLVKVDYSINQQIPTKPLREGIFKSTNPAFEKLIVVDKVNGGKADALNTGLNISTNKYVACIDVDCLLLEEALQKMIKPFLESTDEKVIAAGGVIRIANSCEIKDGKLIDVNLPKNKIVRGQILEYLRAFLLGRMAWSKLNGLLVISGAFGLFDKKTAIEVGGYDTKTVGEDMEIIVRMRRHMEEQKVKYRVAYIPDPLCWTEAPDSYKIFISQRNRWTRGTIETLKKHKKIGFNPKYNSLGTISYPYWLIYERIAPIIEVAGLFYFLFLIMNKNVKWDYALAFITLAYLFTVLFSIITIITEELTYHQYKKKGIGYQLIKTAFLEPFINHPFILYAAVKGNFDYYFNKKIKWGEMTRKGMTNN; this is translated from the coding sequence ATGTATCTAAATATACCCGAATTAATTACTTCTGTTTTAGAATTTATCTTTTATAGTTTTGCTTTTTCTGCAATTCTATCGTATATCATTCTAGCTATAATCTCTGGATTTGAAACAGTGAATTATATGAAGAAAAACAGCTTTGTGAATTATAAAGAAATATTATCCTCTTCTATTTCACCTTCAATTTCCATTATAGCTCCTGCGTATAATGAAACTCTGAATATCGTAGAAAACGTACGCTCGTTACTCTCTAATCATTATGTAAATTATGATGTTATTATTGTAAATGATGGAAGTAAAGATGATAGTCTTGAAAAACTAATCAAAGCCTATGATTTAGTAAAAGTAGATTATTCAATCAACCAACAAATCCCTACTAAACCCTTGCGCGAAGGCATCTTTAAATCAACCAATCCTGCTTTTGAAAAATTGATTGTAGTTGATAAAGTAAACGGTGGAAAAGCAGATGCTTTAAATACAGGCTTAAACATTAGCACAAACAAATATGTAGCTTGTATTGATGTGGATTGCTTACTATTAGAGGAAGCATTGCAAAAAATGATTAAACCATTCCTAGAATCAACAGATGAAAAAGTTATTGCTGCTGGTGGTGTAATTCGAATTGCTAATTCTTGTGAAATCAAAGACGGAAAATTAATCGATGTCAACCTACCTAAAAATAAAATTGTTAGAGGTCAAATTTTAGAATACCTAAGAGCTTTTTTATTAGGTAGAATGGCGTGGAGTAAACTAAATGGTTTATTAGTAATCTCAGGAGCCTTTGGTCTATTTGACAAAAAAACAGCTATCGAAGTAGGTGGATATGACACTAAAACGGTTGGTGAAGATATGGAAATCATCGTAAGGATGAGAAGACATATGGAAGAACAAAAAGTAAAATACCGTGTAGCTTATATTCCTGATCCACTTTGTTGGACAGAAGCTCCAGATAGTTACAAAATTTTCATTTCTCAAAGAAACAGATGGACTCGTGGAACAATAGAAACTTTAAAAAAACACAAAAAAATTGGATTCAATCCTAAATATAACTCTTTAGGAACTATTAGTTATCCGTATTGGTTAATTTATGAACGAATAGCCCCCATTATTGAAGTTGCAGGTTTGTTTTACTTCCTGTTTTTGATAATGAATAAAAATGTTAAATGGGATTACGCACTAGCTTTCATCACATTAGCCTACTTATTTACAGTACTTTTTTCTATTATTACAATCATAACCGAAGAGTTAACTTATCATCAATACAAGAAAAAAGGAATTGGTTATCAACTCATTAAAACAGCTTTTCTAGAACCATTTATAAATCATCCATTTATTTTGTATGCAGCTGTCAAGGGGAATTTTGATTATTATTTCAACAAAAAAATAAAATGGGGCGAAATGACCCGAAAAGGGATGACAAATAACTAA
- a CDS encoding sulfatase-like hydrolase/transferase has product MKIKDQLKNSFSYLYLSLSLILTFWLISLFEIVSKTINGIQLDNTIITILYKLLNDIWTGLVISLLFYPLYLVLGFAKKPWDSIVVKVFFSLIVIGQFALTKYHLTTLVNLGADFLGYSIDDMFTTVTASESLSIVYFIPFIVFPILYLGIHKAISTSITTKQLYITFGSLALVSFGFKTIVSEFSDSNYQNKLAYFTSDIIRFQTDKNAFNADNLTYKKEYPLVKSFNETPDVLSPFFEIKEEKPNIVMIIVEGLGNEFIGKNEYRGFTPYLDSLIPKSLYWENFVSNAGRTFGALPSILGSLPYGEKGFLEMNPLPSHISLVSILKANEYTTSFYCGDESSFDRKINFLEYNGIDNVIDINKFGPGYEKTKENSGGFSWGYPDGEIFKKTLSELDGKKAPRLDIIMTLTNHEPFDFPAKKEYLKKVDSIMNTNKTLAVSKSEVATYKDIFACLLYTDHSIKNFIESYKKRPEYKNTIFVITGDHRLIPIAQKDKLCRFHVPLYMYSPLLKKTQTFKSVSSHWDIAPSLISFLMNNYKMNKMEKTTWMSTGLDTVKKFRNIHTIPIMQNKGSINELIYKDYLYSDGNLFKIDENFTLSKIKDSEMMKIIEDTLTESKKLNAYLTQKNKIIPNSINIYTKPAFQFSKEDLATIKKLTKGLTYDETFFLARDFAFNNDRQKARLLCNYILNEFPNYADVRTLKGRTLAWDKDYKKAESELLEVVKRTPFYNDSYIALMDLYWWSSQDAKGISIAKKGLKNKVENPELGIKLAQAYKRTNNIKMANATIDSILKKHPGNKEFIKIKNAL; this is encoded by the coding sequence ATGAAAATTAAAGACCAACTAAAAAATAGTTTCTCTTACCTTTACCTAAGTCTTTCATTAATTCTAACTTTTTGGTTAATAAGCCTTTTCGAAATTGTTTCCAAAACAATTAATGGCATCCAACTTGATAATACGATAATCACTATCCTATACAAGTTATTAAATGATATTTGGACAGGATTGGTTATCTCGTTACTATTTTACCCTCTCTATTTAGTTTTAGGATTTGCAAAAAAACCTTGGGACTCTATTGTAGTCAAAGTGTTTTTTTCATTAATTGTAATCGGACAATTTGCACTAACTAAATACCACTTGACTACATTAGTCAATCTTGGGGCAGATTTTTTAGGATATTCGATTGATGATATGTTCACCACTGTAACTGCATCAGAGTCATTATCAATTGTCTATTTCATTCCGTTTATTGTATTTCCAATCCTTTATTTGGGAATACACAAAGCGATTTCAACAAGTATAACAACCAAGCAACTTTATATCACTTTTGGAAGTTTAGCATTAGTAAGTTTTGGTTTTAAAACAATTGTTTCAGAGTTTTCAGATTCCAATTACCAAAACAAATTAGCCTATTTCACTTCGGATATCATTCGTTTTCAAACGGATAAAAATGCATTTAATGCCGATAATTTAACGTATAAAAAAGAATATCCGTTAGTAAAATCATTTAATGAAACTCCCGATGTTTTGTCTCCTTTTTTCGAAATAAAAGAAGAAAAACCAAATATTGTGATGATTATTGTTGAAGGTCTAGGAAATGAATTCATAGGGAAAAATGAATATCGTGGATTTACACCTTATCTAGATTCTTTAATTCCAAAATCTTTGTATTGGGAAAACTTCGTTAGTAATGCAGGACGAACTTTTGGCGCCCTACCTTCTATTTTAGGCTCACTCCCTTATGGCGAAAAAGGTTTTTTAGAAATGAATCCATTACCGTCACATATCTCTTTGGTTAGTATTTTAAAAGCCAATGAGTACACTACTTCTTTTTATTGTGGTGACGAATCCAGTTTTGACCGAAAAATTAATTTTCTTGAATACAACGGAATAGACAATGTAATTGATATTAATAAATTTGGTCCTGGCTACGAAAAAACCAAAGAAAATTCAGGTGGATTTAGTTGGGGGTATCCTGATGGAGAAATTTTCAAAAAAACACTATCCGAATTAGATGGAAAAAAAGCCCCGAGATTGGACATCATCATGACGCTGACCAATCACGAGCCGTTTGATTTTCCTGCCAAAAAAGAATATCTAAAAAAGGTAGATAGTATCATGAATACGAACAAAACCTTAGCAGTTTCAAAATCTGAGGTAGCCACTTATAAAGATATTTTTGCCTGTTTATTATACACCGATCATTCAATTAAAAATTTTATTGAATCCTATAAAAAAAGACCCGAATATAAAAATACCATCTTTGTAATCACAGGAGATCATCGTTTAATTCCTATTGCTCAAAAAGATAAATTGTGCCGTTTTCATGTGCCTTTATATATGTACAGTCCGTTGTTGAAAAAAACACAAACTTTCAAATCCGTTTCTTCACATTGGGACATTGCTCCTAGTTTGATTTCATTTTTAATGAATAATTACAAAATGAACAAAATGGAGAAAACAACTTGGATGAGTACTGGATTAGACACGGTTAAGAAATTCAGAAACATACACACTATTCCTATTATGCAAAATAAAGGAAGTATTAATGAATTGATATACAAAGACTATTTATACTCAGATGGGAATTTATTCAAGATTGACGAGAATTTTACGCTTTCAAAAATCAAAGATTCTGAAATGATGAAAATTATCGAAGATACTTTAACCGAATCTAAGAAGCTAAATGCTTATTTGACTCAGAAGAATAAAATTATTCCAAATTCAATTAACATTTATACCAAACCGGCTTTTCAGTTTTCAAAAGAAGATTTAGCAACGATAAAAAAATTGACTAAAGGGCTAACTTATGACGAAACATTTTTCCTAGCACGTGATTTTGCTTTTAATAATGATAGACAAAAAGCTCGTTTACTTTGTAATTACATCTTAAATGAATTCCCTAATTATGCAGATGTACGAACGCTAAAAGGACGTACACTCGCTTGGGATAAAGATTACAAAAAGGCCGAATCAGAATTACTTGAAGTAGTTAAAAGAACACCGTTCTACAATGATAGTTATATTGCTTTAATGGACTTATACTGGTGGTCAAGCCAAGATGCTAAAGGAATTTCAATCGCAAAAAAAGGATTGAAAAATAAAGTAGAAAATCCTGAACTAGGTATAAAATTAGCCCAAGCCTACAAAAGAACAAACAATATAAAAATGGCCAACGCTACAATTGATAGTATTCTAAAAAAGCATCCCGGAAACAAAGAATTTATAAAAATTAAAAACGCTTTGTAA